The following proteins are co-located in the Acidobacteriota bacterium genome:
- a CDS encoding DUF2442 domain-containing protein produces MIRPIEVEARERYRIWLRYSDGSSGEIDLSHLAGRGVFAAWDEPGRFQQVRVAPHRAITWDAGIELCPDALYMQLTGKTSAWSRPAGSNRWSHGPPNAAIERSQVRKLS; encoded by the coding sequence ATGATTCGACCAATTGAAGTGGAGGCTCGAGAGCGATACCGGATTTGGCTCAGATATTCCGATGGTTCATCCGGAGAAATCGACCTGTCCCATCTGGCCGGACGTGGCGTCTTCGCCGCGTGGGATGAGCCTGGCCGATTCCAGCAAGTGCGCGTTGCTCCGCACAGAGCGATTACGTGGGACGCCGGCATCGAGCTCTGCCCCGACGCGCTCTACATGCAGTTGACCGGCAAGACGAGCGCATGGAGTCGCCCGGCAGGATCGAACCGTTGGAGTCACGGGCCGCCGAATGCTGCGATTGAGCGATCCCAAGTAAGGAAGTTGTCATGA